Proteins from one Syngnathoides biaculeatus isolate LvHL_M chromosome 8, ASM1980259v1, whole genome shotgun sequence genomic window:
- the ndufc2 gene encoding NADH dehydrogenase [ubiquinone] 1 subunit C2 — protein sequence MGFIPDEAKGLPPPGIVNRNSLWLAGVGWCTAMLQNAINHRPPLKSGAHRQVLMATIGWFIGYHLTKYENYVNAKLDRDMNEYMKQHPEDFAPKEKKTFAEIVEPFIPVR from the exons ATGGGCTTCATTCCGGACGAGGCCAAGGGGCTCCCTCCGCCCGGCATCGTAAACCGAAACTCCTTGTGGCTCGCCGGTGTGGGCTGGTGCACCGCCATGCTCCAGAACGCCATCAACCACCGGCCGCCGCTCAAATCAG GAGCTCATCGACAGGTCCTGATGGCGACGATCGGCTGGTTCATCGGCTACCACCTGACTAAATATGAGAATTACGTGAACGCCAAACTGGACCGAGACATGAACGAGTACATGAAACAGCACCCGGAAGACTTCGCACCGAAGG AAAAGAAGACCTTTGCTGAGATTGTGGAGCCTTTCATTCCTGTGCGCTGA